A genomic region of Barnesiella viscericola DSM 18177 contains the following coding sequences:
- the rpiB gene encoding ribose 5-phosphate isomerase B, which yields MSILKSGKPVGLACDHAGYEMKQVVMQELDARGIAYKDFGTYSTDSCDYPDYAHPLAIAVEQGECYPGIAICGSGNGINMTLNKHQGIRAALCWTEEIASLARQHNDANVLVMPGRFISADLCRRLVDIFLNTEFEGGRHQRRIDKIPVKQ from the coding sequence ATGAGTATATTGAAATCGGGAAAGCCGGTGGGGTTGGCCTGCGACCATGCCGGATATGAGATGAAACAAGTTGTGATGCAGGAACTCGATGCTCGGGGTATTGCTTATAAAGATTTCGGTACCTATTCGACCGACAGTTGCGATTATCCCGACTATGCCCACCCCCTGGCCATTGCCGTGGAGCAGGGCGAGTGCTATCCGGGTATTGCCATTTGCGGTAGCGGCAATGGCATAAACATGACGTTGAACAAGCACCAGGGCATTCGCGCCGCCTTGTGCTGGACCGAAGAGATTGCTTCGCTGGCCCGTCAGCACAACGATGCCAACGTGCTGGTGATGCCCGGTCGGTTCATTTCGGCCGATTTGTGCCGTCGTCTGGTCGACATCTTTCTGAACACCGAGTTTGAAGGCGGTCGCCACCAACGTCGCATCGACAAGATACCGGTGAAGCAATAA
- the folB gene encoding dihydroneopterin aldolase — MKTAIHIGSMRFYAYHGVLPQEQKAGNYFRVEATLYTDFSRALTSDALTDTVNYADIYQVIADEMAHPSQLLEHVAGRIITALTHQFPSITGGKIIVTKEKPPITGDIRDVSVVVEW; from the coding sequence ATGAAGACAGCGATACACATCGGCTCCATGCGCTTCTATGCCTATCATGGCGTATTGCCGCAGGAACAGAAAGCGGGCAACTATTTCAGGGTAGAGGCTACGCTCTATACCGATTTCTCGCGAGCACTCACCTCCGACGCTCTGACCGACACGGTCAACTATGCCGACATCTATCAGGTTATTGCCGACGAGATGGCCCACCCATCGCAACTGCTCGAGCATGTAGCCGGCCGCATCATTACAGCTCTCACCCACCAATTCCCCTCCATCACCGGCGGCAAGATCATCGTGACAAAAGAGAAACCTCCCATTACCGGCGATATTCGCGACGTCTCGGTCGTGGTCGAGTGGTAA